One Etheostoma cragini isolate CJK2018 chromosome 6, CSU_Ecrag_1.0, whole genome shotgun sequence DNA window includes the following coding sequences:
- the si:dkeyp-84f3.5 gene encoding zinc finger protein 208, with the protein MPSAHCQKNFIMEKQKSVYTFASMQLTGETSTFICTECGDGFSQYSNVLTHMAIHGPLESFSFDGSSNGFEVSREYVLQDNGTLTVVNGLESHSSIKPVSPGVLPSHFPSPIKPVSPTLRPQPSPYKDVFRPRPSDLNLDKSRQGHYRCEICSRSFNSLQSLHRHQQYRNTERGYKCTLCCKIFEGRQDLKKHLQGHANERFHCCSHCGKRFLKVDALNAHQKENHLFPKATALDNSVNKLEKKIEKTYTCRKCKLNFFWMSDFQTHSLHHCKGKEPDATLGSEIEIELNFKNIEDTPLENCYSNGPSIDVKNGDSKIFRDTSYEIDTESSSTPYRCGLCGDRFQKLSALKEHHLTHQTQEEIDQLNQESQITFKRRMPPKGRRRRGSNPNGKLHPCKHCHRVFNHSSSLSRHMRYHKGTMHTCTLCGRHFPQRCDLRRHIAMYHKAEMEKKPVLKHLNTNPQNGSSPSSLNGEKNTSFADEKTNSSSDNEQMSSQEQPSKGKQSGKAGRVNYKCQECGKRFGLLCVYQRHLRYHKKEPSKCPRCPAQFRNPASLELHLHNHPGSEETKNVGQTSHGTGFGGDPVLKKDIEDDYMDHTQNDKGHSSEVLYECTECTETFSCLDTFLQHQTSHGSENNG; encoded by the coding sequence ATGCCATCAGCACATTGCCAAAAAAATTTCATCatggaaaaacagaaatcagTGTATACTTTTGCTTCAATGCAGTTGACTGGGGAAACAAGTACCTTCATATGCACTGAGTGTGGTGATGGGTTCAGTCAGTACTCTAATGTGTTGACCCACATGGCCATTCATGGACCTTTGGAGTCATTTTCCTTTGATGGCTCATCCAATGGATTTGAAGTGTCTCGGGAATATGTGCTACAAGACAATGGCACACTAACCGTTGTAAATGGCTTGGAGTCACATTCTTCCATAAAACCAGTATCTCCTGGAGTCCTCCCATCGCATTTCCCATCCCCTATCAAACCAGTGTCTCCAACTCTAAGGCCACAGCCTTCTCCTTATAAAGATGTATTCAGGCCAAGGCCATCAGACTTGAATTTGGACAAGTCTCGGCAGGGCCATTACAGATGTGAAATATGTAGCAGATCATTTAACAGCCTGCAGAGTTTACATCGTCACCAGCAGTATCGAAACACAGAGCGAGGTTACAAGTGTACTTTGTGCTGTAAGATCTTCGAAGGTAGACAGGACCTTAAGAAACACCTCCAAGGCCATGCCAATGAAAGGTTTCACTGCTGTAGTCATTGTGGTAAGCGATTCCTTAAAGTAGATGCACTAAATGctcatcaaaaagaaaatcacctCTTCCCCAAGGCTACAGCTTTAGATAACTCTGTGAATAAGCTGGAAAAGAAGATAGAGAAAACGTATACTTGTAGAAAGTGCAAGCTGAATTTTTTCTGGATGTCAGATTTTCAGACACATTCACTGCACCATTGCAAAGGAAAAGAGCCTGATGCTACTTTAGGatctgaaattgaaattgaattgaattttaagAACATAGAAGACACACCACTTGAAAACTGCTACAGCAATGGTCCATCtattgatgttaaaaatggGGATAGTAAAATCTTTAGGGATACTAGCTATGAGATTGATACTGAATCCTCTTCCACACCATACAGATGTGGTTTGTGTGGGGATCGTTTCCAAAAGTTATCAGCTCTAAAGGAGCATCATCTCACACATCAAACTCAGGAGGAAATAGATCAGCTGAATCAAGAATCACAAATAACCTTTAAGCGAAGAATGCCGCCTAAAGGCAGACGTAGAAGAGGGAGTAATCCAAATGGCAAGCTGCATCCTTGCAAGCACTGTCATAGGGTCTTTAATCATTCCAGTAGTTTATCTCGGCACATGCGATACCATAAGGGTACTATGCACACATGTACATTATGTGGTAGACATTTCCCACAGCGCTGTGATTTGAGAAGGCATATAGCTATGTACCACAAAGCTGAAATGGAAAAGAAACCAGTTTTGAAACACTTGAACACAAATCCACAAAATGGGTCTTCCCCCAGTTCTTTAAATGGCGAGAAAAACACAAGCTTTGCTGACGAGAAAACTAATAGCTCCTCTGACAATGAACAAATGTCATCACAAGAGCAGCCTTCAAAGGGCAAACAGTCCGGGAAAGCGGGCAGAGTTAACTACAAGTGTCAGGAATGTGGAAAGAGATTCGGGCTGTTGTGTGTGTACCAACGGCACTTGCGGTATCACAAAAAGGAACCCAGTAAGTGCCCGAGGTGTCCAGCTCAATTTAGGAACCCTGCATCCCTTGAGCTTCACCTTCATAATCACCCAGGCtctgaagaaacaaaaaatgttgggCAAACCTCTCACGGCACTGGTTTTGGTGGGGACCCTGTCTTAAAAAAGGACATTGAGGACGACTATATGGACCATACTCAAAATGATAAAGGACATTCCTCAGAGGTTCTTTACGAATGCACTGAGTGCACTGAGACATTCTCATGCTTGGATACATTTCTTCAGCACCAGACTTCTCATGGCTCAGAAAACAATGGGTAA
- the LOC117946920 gene encoding chemokine-like receptor 1 has translation MEMTANPSYHVNKTDGSGSNGSTFVDQYAELGKSLHIMSLIVYCLAFVLGVLGNGVVIWVTGFKMKKTVNTVWFLNLAVADFLFTAFLPMSVTYLATGFHWPFGKFMCKLNSTLNFLNMFASVYILMVISVDRCVSVVWPVWTQNHRNVRKASLVSLGVWVLALILSAPYFIFRDTGSSDLHKDIINCYNNFAFSDDFETPSVQELRQFRHQAMTITRFLLGFVVPFTVIVSCYAVIIHRIRRNRTLASQSSRPFKIIAAVITTFFLCWAPYHIMALIELVSVLLSYPSETLEYVTTIGIPIATSLAFINSCLNPLLYVFIGQDFKDKVRKSILKVLETAFQEEVTGSHTDTKSMDTSRSAGKLVSTEV, from the coding sequence ATGGAGATGACCGCTAACCCTTCGTATCACGTCAATAAAACAGATGGGTCTGGAAGTAATGGCTCTACGTTCGTGGACCAGTATGCTGAGCTGGGAAAGTCTCTCCACATCATGTCTCTCATTGTTTACTGCCTGGCCTTTGTTCTTGGTGTGCTCGGTAATGGAGTGGTTATCTGGGTGACCGGGTTTAAGATGAagaaaactgtgaatacagtttGGTTCCTCAACCTCGCTGTGGCTGACTTCCTCTTCACAGCATTTTTGCCCATGAGTGTGACGTACTTGGCTACAGGCTTCCACTGGCCTTTCGGTAAGTTCATGTGCAAACTGAACAGCACTTTGAACTTCCTGAACATGTTTGCCAGTGTCTACATTCTAATGGTGATCAGTGTGGacagatgtgtgtctgtggtgtgGCCCGTCTGGACCCAGAACCACCGAAATGTACGCAAGGCCTCCTTAGTGAGTCTGGGTGTTTGGGTTCTGGCTCTGATTCTCAGCGCTCCATACTTCATCTTCAGGGACACTGGGTCATCAGATCTCCATAAAGACATCATCAACTGCTACAACAACTTTGCTTTTTCTGATGACTTTGAAACACCGTCCGTACAAGAGCTGCGACAGTTTCGTCATCAGGCCATGACTATCACCCGCTTCCTCCTGGGATTTGTTGTTCCCTTCACTGTCATTGTCTCCTGTTATGCTGTAATAATCCATCGTATCAGAAGAAACCGTACCCTGGCCAGCCAGTCAAGTCGCCCCTTTAAGATCATCGCTGCAGTTATCACCACTTTCTTTCTGTGCTGGGCTCCTTATCACATCATGGCTCTAATTGAGTTAGTGAGTGTCTTACTTTCTTATCCAAGTGAAACATTAGAATATGTCACCACTATCGGAATCCCTATAGCAACCAGCTTGGCCTTCATCAACAGTTGCCTGAACCCACTGCTGTATGTGTTCATTGGCCAAGATTTCAAGGATAAAGTCCGCAAATCCATTCTGAAAGTATTGGAGACTGCCTTCCAGGAAGAAGTTACTGGTTCTCACACTGACACAAAGTCAATGGATACCAGTCGGAGCGCTGGGAAGTTAGTTAGTACTGAAGTATAA
- the LOC117946918 gene encoding chemokine-like receptor 1 codes for MMELMAATPFYHINATDATGRNGSLYDDDDEYDYKDEHAELRQSLNIMSLIVYCLAFVLGVLGNGVVIWVTGFKMKKTVNTVWFLNLAVADFLFTAFLPLSVTYTAMDFHWPFGKFMCKLNSTISFLNMFASVYILVVISVDRCVSVVWPVWAQNHRSVRKASLVSLGVWVLALILSAPYFIFRDTGSSYNNDDIINCFNNFAFSDDYETPSVNQLRQFRHQAMTITRFLLGFVVPFTVIVSCYAVIIHRLRRNRTLASQSSRPFKIIAAVITTFFLCWAPYHIMALIELVNHMANHASETLDHVTTIGVPIATSLAFLNSCLNPLLYVFMGQDFKDKVRKSILNVLETAFQEEVSRSYTYTNSMVTSRSKEKSVSDAEV; via the coding sequence ATGATGGAGTTAATGGCCGCTACCCCTTTCTATCACATCAATGCAACAGATGCCACTGGCAGAAATGGCTCTTTGTATGATGACGACGATGAGTATGACTATAAGGATGAACACGCTGAGCTGAGACAGTCTCTCAACATCATGTCTCTCATTGTTTACTGCCTGGCCTTTGTTCTTGGTGTGCTCGGTAATGGAGTGGTTATCTGGGTGACCGGGTTTAAGATGAagaaaactgtgaatacagtttGGTTCCTCAACCTCGCTGTGGCCGATTTCCTCTTCACAGCATTTCTGCCCCTGAGTGTGACATACACAGCTATGGACTTCCACTGGCCTTTCGGCAAGTTCATGTGCAAACTCAACAGCACTATAAGTTTTCTGAACATGTTTGCCAGTGTCTACATTCTGGTGGTGATCAGTGTGGacagatgtgtgtctgtggtttggCCCGTCTGGGCCCAGAACCACCGAAGTGTACGCAAGGCCTCCTTAGTGAGTCTGGGTGTTTGGGTTCTGGCTCTGATTCTCAGCGCTCCATACTTCATCTTCAGGGACACTGGGTCATCATATAACAATGACGACATCATCAACTGCTTCAACAATTTTGCATTTTCTGATGACTATGAAACACCGTCTGTGAATCAACTGCGACAGTTTCGTCATCAGGCCATGACTATCACCCGCTTCCTCCTGGGATTTGTTGTTCCCTTCACTGTCATTGTCTCCTGTTATGCTGTAATAATCCATCGGCTCAGAAGAAACCGTACCCTGGCCAGCCAATCAAGTCGCCCCTTTAAGATCATCGCTGCAGTTATCACCACTTTCTTTCTGTGCTGGGCTCCTTATCACATCATGGCTCTAATTGAGTTGGTAAACCACATGGCTAATCATGCAAGTGAAACATTAGACCATGTTACCACTATCGGAGTCCCTATAGCAACCAGCCTGGCCTTTCTCAACAGTTGCCTGAACCCACTGCTGTATGTGTTCATGGGCCAAGATTTCAAGGATAAAGTCCGCAAAtccattttgaatgttttagaGACTGCCTTCCAGGAAGAGGTTTCTCGTTCTTATACCTACACAAACTCAATGGTTACCAGTCGGAGCAAAGAAAAGTCTGTTTCTGATGCCGAGGTATAA